A genomic stretch from Flavobacterium sp. KS-LB2 includes:
- the trpC gene encoding indole-3-glycerol phosphate synthase TrpC, with protein MNILDKIIIDKKREVILKKSIIPVSQLEASVFFEKKTISLSDNLRNSTSGIIAEHKRRSPSKAEINYSFTVEEVTKGYENAGACGISVLTDGKYFGGSLDDLLLARATVNIPLLRKEFIVDEYQILEAKAYGADLILLIAAVLTRDEIKTLSEFAKSLGLEVLLEVHNQEELEKSIMPTLDMIGVNNRNLKTFEVSLDFSKQLAAQIPDDFVKVSESGISSIEAINELKPFGYKGFLIGENFMKTDNAGKSATEFISKL; from the coding sequence ATGAATATTTTAGATAAAATCATAATTGACAAAAAACGAGAAGTTATTCTCAAGAAATCCATCATTCCCGTTTCACAATTGGAAGCGTCCGTTTTCTTTGAAAAAAAGACTATTTCTTTGAGTGATAATTTGCGAAACAGTACGTCAGGAATTATCGCAGAACACAAACGCCGTTCGCCTTCTAAAGCTGAAATAAACTATAGCTTTACCGTGGAAGAAGTTACCAAAGGATATGAAAATGCTGGTGCTTGTGGAATTTCAGTATTGACGGATGGAAAATATTTTGGTGGTTCTTTAGACGATTTACTTTTGGCAAGAGCCACGGTAAATATTCCGTTATTGCGAAAAGAATTCATTGTGGATGAATACCAAATCTTGGAAGCCAAAGCATATGGAGCCGATTTAATTTTGCTAATCGCTGCAGTTTTAACGAGAGACGAAATCAAAACCTTATCTGAATTTGCTAAAAGTTTAGGATTGGAAGTTTTACTAGAAGTGCACAATCAGGAAGAATTAGAAAAATCGATTATGCCAACATTGGACATGATTGGTGTGAACAATAGAAACCTAAAAACATTTGAAGTCAGTTTGGATTTCAGCAAGCAATTGGCAGCACAAATCCCAGATGATTTTGTAAAGGTATCCGAAAGCGGAATTTCATCCATTGAAGCGATTAATGAGTTAAAACCTTTTGGGTATAAAGGTTTCTTAATTGGAGAAAACTTTATGAAAACGGATAATGCCGGTAAATCAGCAACGGAATTTATATCAAAACTATAA
- the trpD gene encoding anthranilate phosphoribosyltransferase — protein sequence MKNILNRLINHEMLSSAEAKNVLVNISNGSYNTSQIASFLTVYMMRSISIEELAGFREALLELCIRVDLSAYNTIDLCGTGGDGKDTFNISTLASFVAAGAGIKVAKHGNYGVSSISGSSNVMEKLGIKFSNDVDFLEKCIDKAGICILHAPLFHPAMKNVGPIRKELAVKTFFNMLGPMVNPSFPKNQLVGVFNLEMARMYAYLYQNTDVNFTILHSLDGYDEVSLTGPTKTITSSMEGMLNPEDFGARLLLQSEIEGGTTIEESAQIFTNIISGKGTEAQNNVVCANAAMAIATVTKCSPLEGFQIAKESLLSGKGLLSLKTLQELSK from the coding sequence ATGAAAAATATATTAAACAGATTAATCAATCACGAAATGCTTTCTTCAGCTGAAGCAAAAAACGTATTGGTTAATATCTCTAACGGAAGTTATAACACCAGTCAGATTGCCTCTTTTCTTACCGTTTACATGATGCGAAGCATTAGCATCGAAGAGCTTGCAGGCTTTCGTGAAGCCTTGTTAGAATTGTGCATTCGTGTGGATTTATCCGCTTACAACACCATCGATTTGTGTGGAACTGGTGGTGATGGAAAAGATACGTTTAACATCTCGACATTAGCTTCGTTTGTAGCTGCCGGAGCAGGAATAAAAGTGGCTAAACACGGGAATTACGGCGTTTCTTCTATTTCAGGATCGAGCAATGTAATGGAAAAACTAGGAATCAAGTTCAGCAATGATGTTGATTTTCTGGAAAAATGCATCGACAAAGCAGGAATTTGTATTTTACACGCGCCGTTATTTCACCCCGCCATGAAAAATGTAGGACCTATTCGAAAAGAATTAGCTGTAAAAACATTCTTCAATATGTTGGGACCAATGGTAAATCCTTCGTTTCCTAAAAACCAATTGGTTGGTGTTTTCAATTTAGAAATGGCCAGGATGTATGCGTATTTGTACCAAAACACCGATGTAAATTTCACAATCCTACATTCGCTTGACGGGTATGATGAAGTTTCATTGACTGGACCTACAAAAACAATTACCAGTTCAATGGAAGGAATGCTTAATCCGGAGGATTTTGGTGCTCGCCTTTTGCTGCAAAGCGAAATCGAAGGCGGAACAACCATTGAAGAATCCGCTCAAATATTTACCAATATCATTTCCGGAAAAGGAACCGAAGCTCAAAATAATGTAGTTTGTGCCAATGCGGCCATGGCAATTGCAACAGTAACAAAATGTTCTCCTTTAGAAGGATTTCAAATAGCGAAAGAAAGTTTACTATCCGGAAAAGGACTTTTATCTTTGAAAACGCTACAAGAATTAAGCAAATAA